A region of the Vidua macroura isolate BioBank_ID:100142 chromosome 16, ASM2450914v1, whole genome shotgun sequence genome:
ATTTTCTTATCTCAGGCACTACCAGGGAAGTTGGTTGattaattttagaaaacagAGGTGACATAATGAGCACCTTGTTGTGATCAGGGACAGCTCACTGCTGTGTTCTGTCTAGTGGTGGGTTTGGATAGCTGAAGGAACTACAAATTCTCTACCTAAAGCTCTCTTAAAGTGCATAGTGGTGCCAGGAAGAAGCTCTAGTATTAATCTCAATTTGAATGTGCAAGTTCCACAATTCAGGTTGTCTTTGTTGGTTTGGATCTGTAACAGTATGTTACTGTTTTAAACATAAATAAGCATAATGTGGACATTATAATATGAAATTACATGCTTTAGTTAACATTTCTATCTCAAAATaagtggggaaaaataaaaaaggagtgGGCCATGTGGACTGCAGCAGGATGAAGCAAGCCCAGCAGTGAGCTGTGGTGCTGACTGAAAGCAAAGGTGGCACCTCATTTGTCTGGGGGAGCAGACACAGGGCCTGGGAGAGTCAGCTGATTGCTTTGTGAAGCCTTTTGAgcagaagcaaagcagaaatgtgAGCCCCAACTGCAAGGCATACAGGTTTCAGAAGGAGTTCAGTTCAGTCCAGTTTGTTTGCTCCTCATCCATGGTTCCTCTCAGCTGCTTAAAAATACActtctgcagaagcagaaagagcAGAAGTGCTGGGGTAATTTAAAAGGTAGATCTTGTGCTATGTATAGAAACTGTGATGACTCAAAATCATCCCTACAGGTCTCCTTTCCTAGGAAACAATATGATGATGTTCAGGTTGTTACCAAACTTCTGGCATCTAAGACCTTGTGACTGTGATGGGTGTTCACTTATCCCAGCCTTCTTTGCAGCCAGTGTTGTTGCTGTCCTTCAGCACTCAATCAGTGTAATCATTCCAGAACCCTGCAATGTCTGTAGCTTGTTTCCCCCAAGTTCTCACTGCTTTGTATCTTTCAGGCTGCACTGAGATAATTGGGCCTCTGCTCATGAGGAAATAGGGGTGAGACACAGGAGCACAATGCTTGTATGCCAATGAGCTTGGATTTTAGGTTCTAGGAAAGGAGGAGCATTTACATGGCTTCCCATTCTTCACACAAGAAATTGATTGGGAGAAACAAATCTCGGTCGTGTAGTCAAATGCACACCCCAAAGTATGAAAGTCAGTGCATACTCCAAAAGAATGAAACTGTACAGACAGTGCACTGAGGCTTTCTGACCTTCTGGTGCTGGGTGGTGCAAGCATACCTCTTTTAATACAGTTTTGTGTATAAAATATTGAAGTACTatggaggaaatattttcttgatgGGCAGAAATGGACAGGGGCTCTGCAGTTTCCTTTCTCTGGTTGATTGAAACTGGTGATTAGGGCAAGACTCCAGTGCTGTGACTGACCCTCCTAAGCCATGTAGTTCCTCCTTCTCAAGAGGCAATGCCCTCCTGAGGAGAAGCTGGGTTTTATCCTAGGGAGCACATTCCTCAGTCCCAAAGGAACTACAGTACAGTGCTTCTTGCACCTTCTCAGATCATGCCTCTGGGATGGGCAGCAGCAAAGAGTAAATGCAAATTTCAGACTTACAGGCTGACCTAAGCCTAACACACAACATTCATTTATGTGTTTCAGTTGTACTGAATGACAAGATTAGCTGAAGCTGCCCAGGCTACTAATAATGTCCCTCTTGGTGACAGAGGTAGGGCCTGGATTGGAAGAGCAAAACAAGATCACAAGGTTCTTGTTAGTCATCTGTGCTTATCTCTTTGCAAGTAAATCCAATAAAACCTTTCATGAATCTGTCAGGACTCCCCAAGATTTAATAATGATCTGTTACACTAGAATATATTTATCAGCAGAGGTTGAGAAGTAATAAGTGCCTGTGTGGAGAGATAAGAAATAAAGTATAAAAAACCTCTAGGCAAAGATGCTCTAGGCTGTCTcttgctgaaaaacaaaaattgaaataGTTTTTTACCACACTTTTATGGGTAGTTGTAGCACAGCTGTCCTTTCATCCTGCATCTATTCTGTCTAATAGAGTTAGAAACCCCATGGAGCCAAATGCAAGAAGGATGTTATTGACATGTTTGCCAGCAAACATCCTGGAATAGCAAATGAAACAATGTGTTTTTCAGTGCTGGGAAggtctgttttgtttggggaGATGCAGAGAGGTGTAGTTTGGTATTATTGACAGCAGCCTGCTGCTCAGTTGAAAGGATTCTTTGGGCTTTCTCCATCTCATTATTTTAGCAGGCTCtagttgtttttcctttggcagACAGGCACATTCATGAGCCTGGAGGACATGTACGTTCCTGTCACGCTGATCCAGACACCCAGCAAGAGTGATGGAGCAGGTGCCCTTCCTTAGAGCCAGCTCTGAGAGCAGATTTGTAACACTGCAAACCCTTGTGCTGGTCATGGCACTGCAAAGAGTTAGTGCCTGTTTGCCATGCCAGCCTGGAGCTGTTTGACTTGTCTACCACAGTTATATAATGGCTATTCAAGCATTTACTTCTTCCTGGTGTTAGTTCCTGACTGTGAACCCACATGCCAGCTCAGCTTCTGTCACAGCAGCTGGGCTTTCAGGATCCTCTCTTCCTCACTGGGGCCCCTCTGAGGAGGCACAAGGACGAGGGAGTGTTAGGAAGAAGACCAGACCCCTTGGCCTGAAGTgaagagagcaggagagagagtGTGAGTGCAAAAGGGTAAATCAGGGCTAACAGAGATCTGTGTTATGTAAGAGAATGGTGTCTCTGATACCATGGCATGCACGTATGTAACACCAGCAACAGGATTACAGGCTCTTACAGGCAACACCAGAGTTGATCCTTGAGCTTCCTAAACAATAGTGGCTGTGCTTTGGAGATTTCTAAAACACTTGATTTGCTCTCAGTGGCAGCCACAGGTGCAGTTCTCAAGGACACAGCTCTCAATGTGTCATTCCCTCTAGCTGAACAACAGCTCTTCCCATGACAGCAGATGCCATGCAGGTTTAGTTGTTCTGTGTCCCAAATAGCCACTATTATTATCTTCATAATAATTGTAACAGATTTATCAGCATGACATGCTGCTAAAACAATATGGATATTCTCTTGTTTTCAGCTAAAATATTCCAAACTGAATTTATAATTGTTTTGTTACCACAGTCTCCTAATGCTCCATTGCTTAAACAGATTAATCAGGGCTGTTGTCATTCTGCTGGAATGGGGATTCAGAAGCACAATAAGCTTTTGTAACAAAATTACCATGGTCTAACTTCTTGAGCAGTAGGGAAGATGAGGTTTCCAACTGTTTCTACAAGGAAATTTAAAAGATGATGTTAATCTCTGATGCTGGTATTTCATACATTAGAGATCAGgctttaaatgaaatttctggCCTCCtttgaagattatttttcttaacaGCAGATAAATTGGTTTTGCTTGTAAGAAGCAAGTTATCCTGTAGATTATCAATGGGTATAAATTAAGCACCTTCATTGTGTTAAAACTGAAGCTTGGTTTCTTAGTAAGAAGGATAAACTGTTGCATCTTTTTCCAAGCAAAACTTTGTCAAAGTAAGGAAATGGGTGTGCCAGAGCTCccaacagcagtgctgtgctgtgccctgcaccCAGACACGCTGCTGAGGGACAAAGAGCCCAGAGGTTTGTCCTACTTCAAATTATTACTAAATTATTACCTCCATTATTACTAAAAATATTAGTTTAAAATATAGAAGTTACACATAAACAATCAAGCATGAAGTTATGGTTATTCTCTAGATTATGCTTTACATTACTTCATTGAAACCAGGTAAAAAGAactgctttctttctttgttctttttaattagGTTACAGCCATCCCTCTCTGATCAAGCTTTTACAGCAGCCACAGAACCTGGTAAGTGAATTAGAACATGGAGGATGTGAAGAAGTTCTCTCCTTGTTGTGggctttctgtttttcttagaCTGATAGTGAATGTTAATGATTCAATTTAATGTATAATAGGATCTGCTTGCTTTACTTCTCACCAAATGAAAAGAGCTTTGTAGTGTTTAAGAAGACACCAAAACCTCTGGGAATTTTTACAAATAGTAAACATTTAGGTGTTGCAAGCCTTTGATATATTTGCAGCCACATTTAAATCATAGGTCAAATGTACTGTCTCAAATTAaccattttaataatgttttgtgTTGAGCCTCACACGTCTCAGAATGAGTATTTGTGTTGAGAAGGACTGAAGGATGCTGATAAATGTGCAAGCTTGAGCTGCACTGAAAATATGAGTGTTTTGGGGGAGGCTGTGTGTCCCCTCTGGAGACCCATTGAGACTTAACTTATCAATGCTCAACCTTTAATTTCAGTCATTACTTGTccaacaagaaaaacaacaaacaaaaaaaaagggcaaataaAGCTGCTTAGCAGTTGGCAAATTTATTGAGCTTGTCCTTCTctgagaaaatttaatttaaaataaagagtaGCATGGTATGAATCAAATAAGATTACCCACAAAGACCAAGAGCAGCAATGAATCCATTTTAATCCGTGacacaatttaaattaattgcatAAATGTGACATTCATCTCCATTAGTGCGCTGGGGAGGCTGAGGGGctttttccagagctgctccttagAAACCCCTGTGTGGGCTGCAGGCTGCTGTTCCCTGACACCAAAATTACCTTTCCCAAAGGTGTGAATCCTGATGTGGTCGGTGCACAGCACCACTGAcgttggaaaggacctcaggTGGTCTCTTGGCCAACCTCCTGCTCCAAGATGGGTGGCTGTGAGATGAGACCAGGGTGCTCAGGGTTTTATCTGGGACCTTGAAGACCTCCAAAAGAGCAGCCTGTTTCACTGCTTCACTGTTCTCTACCTGCAAAACCTTTTCCCTATACCCAAATCAGTACTTCTCATGCTTTGATTCATGCCCATGGCTTCTCATCTTCCATTGAAGAGCCTGGAGCCTGGCTCCACCTTCCCAGTGTTCCAAAATGGTCTGTCTTGAAGCTCAGTAAGGATGAAAATGCTGCTATCCTAACTGAATTCAGCTACTCAAACTGAAAGCAAgtaataaagattttaaagcaTATTTCCTGTGTATAAGGAAAATGAAGATTGAGCAGCTAAAATGGCAAAATTGAAGAGGAAATGTCAGTGTGCCTGCACTTTCCTAATGTGTCCTGCAAGAATAACATAGTGAGGATTAGACAGAAAAACATATGCTAAGGCAGGAATAGTAATCTCTACCTTAAAACTACTTGTGCCCTGATACAGATTTCTGCCTGGTATTTATAATTAGAATAAAATGACACTGCTTTGATATcaacattttttccctgtgataGTAAGACTTAACAATTTCTCTTCCATTGTCTTTTTAGAGCACTTTTATCAACAGACCTGCCCTAGGGATTTTACCTCCAgagaattttacagaaaaactgAAGGAGTCTTTGCTATCAGTAAGTTTGAGATACCTTTGGACTGATCACTATTATTGTCATCATTCTTATTATTACTTTGCACTATACTTGTGTTCAGTATTTcaagaataattttctgtctttgctgaCAGGTGGCTCCTAAGGGTTTGTCACAGGTCATGACCATGTCTTGTGGATCCTGCTCTAATGAAAATGCCTTTAAAGCAATATTCATGTGGTACAGAGTAAGTAAAGCATTAAGGTATTTTTGTAGGTTTAGATGTAGAAATGAGTATTTACTCATAATCAGAATTGTTATTGCAAAACAAAGTGAAGCTTAGAGGTTGTCTTGCTCATGAAGTTGTTTATATTCAATCTAGtataaaatctttattaaaaCCTCTTTGTCTAAGCTTTTACTTTATATTGACACAACTTCAGAAGTTACAaagtaaaggaaataaagaaaatgcagattGCAGTCAGTATGTGAAAGCCACAGACAGGGTATTCCTTGACTCCAGTCCTGAATACCAGCATTCCTGGTTTGTGGTTCAGCCATAAATGCATTGGTTACAACTACAGGAACACTCATgttgggttgtttgggttttttgcagaACAAGGAGAGGGGCCATAATAATGTCACAAAAGAAGAACTGGAATCTTGCATGATTAACCAGGTAACATTTGTTCTTTACCACACCTACAGATGTACCACTGGTTTGGGCTTGGAAGGGAAGATTGGGAGGAAAAGTTTGGTTTGCTACATGTGAAGTGGAATCTGGGCTTTGTACATTTAGGAAATGGTGAAATACAGACTGCTCCCAACAAATATCAGGGAGTCATCAGGAATGCatggggagcagcacaggggagccccagcctctcctcactGAGCCCCCACAGCCCCAAGGCCACCCGCAGGCACAGCCACCCCATAAACATGTGCTCCTAATTTGTGTTCAAAGGGGTGACTGTGCTGAAGGCTCAGCCTGGTCTGAGCTCACCTGTGCATGATGTCAGGGCACAGCATCCACACCAAGGATTCAGCCCTGTAAACACCGGGGtttgggagctggggcaggcttGGGGTGACCAGTGCACTTGCTGAAGGGGAGGCTGTAACAATTTGTGGTGCCTGCTGGAAGAGGAGCTCAGGGGGCAGTGGGGGGATGTTTGCCCCTGGCTGACCCCACTGTGTGCTCTGCTTGCAGCCCCCTGGCTGCCCTGACTACGCCATGCTCTCCTTCATGGGCGGCTTCCACGGCAGGACCCTGGGTAAGCTGTCCCTCACCCCTCAGCTCACTGTGCTTGTCCTTACACACATAGTACCAGTGGAGAAGCTGTAGGTTCATTAAGGCTTGCCTTGGAAGCCCCACCAGCACTGGAATGTTTGAGTGACATTAGGAATTGATCTTGTGTTTTTTGAAGAAGAATTTTCAGACATGCTgttattttcattctgaatcTGCAGTTTCCTGTCTGTGCTCATGGAAATCTAACTCCTGGGGTAAAATCTCCACAAACATGCTGTCACTCACTTTCACTGGTTTATATCAGCTCAGTCCTTGTTCTAAGCATGTTACCTGAGAGTGCTGTAACTGTGAGCTTTGTGTCTTTGGAGGGATGAAATCCACCTTGTCTGAGTAACCTGTTCAGACTGACAGAGGTTCTCCTGCCCTTCTGGAACAGTGCATGTGGAAACTGATGCTTAAGATCTAGAGCAATCCATTTAAGCCTGACTAAATCCAATTATCCAGTATTTCAGAAGACAGTAAAAACATAGAGCACTTAAGAGAATTCTACAGTCAGGCCATTTTTCACCTCTTGGTGGCTTTTTCTTGTATTGATCCTAGATgggtattattttaatttttccctctctggacTTAGGTTGCTTAGCTACAACTCACTCTAAAGCAATTCACAAACTGGACATTCCCTCACTGGATTGGCCTATTGCTCCATTTCCAAGGCTAAAGTATCCCCTGGAAGACTTTGTGAAAGAGAATCAACAGGAAGAAGCCCGTTGTTTAGAGGAGGTAAAAAATTCCCTGGCAGCTTTCTGTCGTTTTTGATTTGAAATAATGAATAGTGTTGGTAGGATTAGTGCTTTTCACTAAAAGAATGTTTTCAAGGATTGGAACAGCCTGTGATTGGACCAGCATTCACTGTTGTTTACAGTCAGACCTGTCTCCCTGCCAGCTCACTGGGAATTCAGGGCTGCATGAGTGATACCAAAGTGAAATTTCACCCTCAGAACTCGGTTGTATCACAGTGAACTCGTCTGCCAGCTCTTGCCAAAGGGCCATGGGCTGAGAGAGAGCACAGTGTGGATAACTGTGGATAACCCTCTCTGCAGAGAGAACCTCTAAGAGTATTTCAGTCTTTCCAGCTTCTCCATGGCAGCTTCTGGCACAAAGCTCTGATTGTGCAGAGATGGACCTGCGAGTCCACTTAGCCAAACCTGCCTCACTTCAGagaacacagcacagcaaatgcTGGGtttccctggggctgctccagggtaGCTTTGCTGGGAGAAGTGCAGTGCTGGAtgccattattttaaaagcaaacaaacaaaccaaaaagccaaACGGTTTCTTAGCAAGTCTGTGCTTGGCTTACTGGCCCCCTTTGGAAACCATTGCCTTGCACAGCCTGCAGgggctgtggccctgagggCTGTGAGAGGGATTTCAATCACAAACACACCATTAATTGCAGCAACTGGCACTAGGAGGTTAATGAGAATTATCTGTCAGGCCCTTACAACAACAGGATTTGTGAACTATTTCATCTGATTAATTTTAATAGATCTGAAGTGGGTGACTggaaaaagtgcattttccaGATTACCTTTTCTAATACATTAGCAGAGTTTTGGTTTCTGACACAAAATCTATCCCCTTCCATATCACTTAGGTGGAATGACAGCAGTGGCACAGTGAGCTGCAGTGGTGCTGGCACACTGCCAGCTGAACCTGGCTAGAGCTTTCACAACACTGTAGATAAATGTGCAGCTAGTTACAGTGTGATTTAAACCCATCCAGGAACAGCAAGGCAGTGGTGAATGCTGGAGGAACCACTTGTTAATCCTCTGTGCCTCCTGGTACCTTTATAGCCAGGAATTTCCATGCAAAGTTGAAGTTCTGATGAGATTTCATCTAGCTGGGAGGAAATGTGCAAATGTTCTGGAAGGAGGATGTAGCACAAGTGTCTGTTTTACAGGTGGAAGACCTGATTGTAAAgtacaggaaaaagaagaagattGTGGCTGGAATCATTGTGGAACCAATACAGTCAGAGGGTGGGGACAATCATGCTTCAGATGACTTCTTCAGAAAGCTGCGAGATATTGCCAGAAAGgtaataaaacatttctctggGCACTCAGGGGTAGCTAAAACATGCACCCACACATTGTGTCTCCAGAGGCTttgccctgccccaggctctTGGAGGGTTTCACAGGCCTCCTTAGCAGCAGTCAGGGTAGTTATGTACCACATACCAGCAATCCCTGCTCTCTTCCATTTTATTCACACCTAACGCTTTCCTCAGTCCAATAAATTATCTTCTAATTTCCAAGTGAGAGAGAAATTACTCTGATTCATTAGCTATGAATTTTGCAGGTGTGTTCTTTAAATGATCATGCTTATTGGTTGAAGAGGTTCCGCTTCTGAAGCAGGTTGTGAAAAGTATAAACTTTTAATGACATgattttaattgcaaaaaaaaaaaaagctgaaacacAACTTGAGTCCAGCCACAGTGCTGATGTTCcaataaaacaatgaaaaggACAGATGTCTTGGTACTTGGAATGTAAAGTTACCCATTTAGAAGCTATGACTCTCAGTAATACTTACTCCATGCTTTTTTTCACCCtcaaaaaaacatttgtgtGCTGAAGAGATGCTGCCAAAAGTACTTACCCATtgcttttaaatacagaattatGATACAGCTTGCTCTCCTGTCACAAAGTTTGGACAAAATAGTCCTTCACATAGAAACCCCACATTGCCAGCTCACAAGTAGCTCTTTCAGCAGAGTTGTCTGAAAGGCAGCTTTTCACGCCCCCTAAAATGACCAGCTCATGCTGCTGGTACTGCCTCTGTGCCACATAATGCCTGACTCTGACTGGGGGCAGAGACTTCATATTTCTAACAAACAAAGCCCCTAGAAATGACACTCTGCTTCCCTCAGGGCCTCTGAAAATGCCACCTCTGCTCCTCCCAGATGTTTTCAGGTGCCCTCTAGAAATGCTCAAGACTGTATAAAAACATGTACTTGATGAGTATGGGCAGAAAACAAGTTTCTAGTGCCTTCCTGAAAAAAGAGCTGAATTTTTAATTGTGAAATCTGACACATGAGTGGCATTGGTGATGGGGTTGAGGAGGGGAGGTTGGGGCAGTgaagggagaagaaggaggGGTGTAGCCTGTGATTGGCTTGTGTTGATGTGTTCACTAAGGGAGGTGTTTCTGGTTTGGGAAGGAGGGCTCACGTTCCCTGCTCCTCACGTGTGTCTCTGCAGCATGGCTGTGCTTTCCTGGTGGACGAGGTACAGACAGGAGGTGGCTGCACAGGAAAATTCTGGGCACACGAGCACTGGGGCCTGGATGACCCAGCTGATGTGGTAACATTCAGTAAGAAGATGATGACAGGAGGATTTTTCCACAAAGAGGAGTTCAGGCCAAACGCTGTAAGATTTTTTGATGAAACTTGGACTCTGTGCTAGTTGGTGACTCCCTGAGGAGTGTCTGTAACATCCATGGAAGGGACAAGGTGCACTCCAGCAGTGCAGGTTCAGCTGGATGGGGCTGCTGTTTTACAGGAActtgctgtgtgctcacacaaCAGTTGTCATCACCTCTTCACTTTTATTCCAGTTGTTGTCAGTCACCAAGGTCATAAAGCTGGTTGGGGGGGGAGAGGAGAACTGGGTTAAGCCTAATGGAATAAACCTTCAGTACAAAATCAAACCACAAACTGACATCTTCTTCTGTAGGGCAACTTGGGAATTTCAGAGCTTGTGTGTCAGCATTACAGATTCTGTCAGCAAAATGTCTTCTTTGCACTAATGACATTTTAGATGTAATAAATGAAAAGTCAAATTTAGGGGAAGAACATAAAGCTTGGTGTAAAACCTGTATAGATGATGCTGATTTTCTGTCAGCTGTAGCTGTGTTTCTATGAGACATCAGAGTAGCAAGGCAGAGTGCACTAAATGAGAAACATGAAGTAATCACCCTGTGTTTCAGCTCAGCAATGGGATTTAGCTTTACAATATAAAAAAAGGGGATTGGTGAGATTAGTGC
Encoded here:
- the ABAT gene encoding 4-aminobutyrate aminotransferase, mitochondrial — its product is MASMLLSRQLTCCLQQNSRLLVFGHRYISQAAAKIDVDFDYDGPLMKTEVPGPRSRELMKKLNGIQNAEAVHFFCNYEESRGNYLVDVDGNRMLDLYSQISSIPIGYSHPSLIKLLQQPQNLSTFINRPALGILPPENFTEKLKESLLSVAPKGLSQVMTMSCGSCSNENAFKAIFMWYRNKERGHNNVTKEELESCMINQPPGCPDYAMLSFMGGFHGRTLGCLATTHSKAIHKLDIPSLDWPIAPFPRLKYPLEDFVKENQQEEARCLEEVEDLIVKYRKKKKIVAGIIVEPIQSEGGDNHASDDFFRKLRDIARKHGCAFLVDEVQTGGGCTGKFWAHEHWGLDDPADVVTFSKKMMTGGFFHKEEFRPNAPYRIFNTWLGDPSKNLMLAEVIKVIKTEDLLNNATHAGKALLTGLLDLQARYPHLISRVRGRGTFCSFDTPNDATRNKLITIARNKGVVLGGCGDRSIRFRPTLIFKDHHAHLFLNIFSDILANFK